A section of the Paralichthys olivaceus isolate ysfri-2021 chromosome 14, ASM2471397v2, whole genome shotgun sequence genome encodes:
- the LOC109630485 gene encoding alpha-internexin-like: protein MNYGDRYTSSSYRRIFGDSSRFPASPSRTGSASSRFPPGLRSMAASRSHASSLSLYRRGGRSSSFSPVPTDSLDLTQTSVVNNELKVIRTNEKEQLQGLNDRFAMFIDKVRHLEQQNKVLETELVTLRQKQGEPSRIAHLYQQEMRDLRSQLDDLSRERNHILIERNNIEDELQKLNVKFDEEVSAREEAEQTLKSFRKDVDDAAVIRLDLERRVESLTDEISFLKKVHDEEIQELSSLMESQQVSVELELAKPDLTSALKEIRNQYESIASRNLHSAEEWYKSKFASLNEQATRSNEAMRASREEINEFRRQLQSKTIEIETLRGTNESLERQIAEMEDGHNAEVSAMQDTIGHLDTELRNLKGEMAQHLREYQDLLNVKMALDIEIAAYRKLLEGEETHFNSGVSFGAASFNYQPRASAGSSKSSQREKEGGRKEGFKEISEDKDEADINSNN, encoded by the exons ATGAACTACGGGGACCGCTACACCTCCTCATCCTACCGGAGGATCTTCGGGGACTCTTCCCGATTCCCCGCCTCTCCGTCCCGCACCGGGAGCGCGTCCTCTCGATTCCCCCCGGGACTCAGGTCCATGGCGGCGTCCCGCAGCCACGCGTCCTCGCTCAGTCTGTACCGGAGGGGGGGAcggtcctcctctttctctccggTGCCCACCGACTCCCTGGACCTGACCCAGACTTCTGTCGTCAACAACGAACTCAAAGTCATTCGAACCAACGagaaggagcagctgcag GGTCTGAACGATCGCTTCGCCATGTTCATCGATAAAGTGCGTCACCTGGAGCAGCAGAATAAAGTGCTGGAGACGGAGCTGGTGACCCTGCGGCAGAAGCAAGGCGAGCCGTCCCGCATCGCTCACCTCTACCAGCAGGAGATGAGGGACCTGCGGTCGCAGCTGGACGACCTGAGCAGGGAAAGGAACCATATTCTGATCGAGAGGAACAACATAGAGGACGAGCTCCAG AAACTCAACGTGAAGTTTGATGAGGAGGTGAGCGCACGGGAGGAAGCAGAGCAGACCTTGAAGTCTTTCAGGAAGGACGTGGATGACGCTGCAGTCATTCGCTTGGACCTGGAACGCCGGGTGGAGTCGCTGACGGATGAAATCTCCTTCCTGAAGAAGGTGCACGACGAGGAGATCCAGGAGCTGAGCAGCTTGATGGAGTCGCAGCAGGTCTCCGTGGAGCTGGAGCTCGCCAAACCGGACCTCACCTCGGCTCTGAAGGAGATCCGCAACCAGTACGAGTCCATCGCCTCCAGGAACCTGCACTCGGCCGAGGAGTGGTACAAGAGCAAGTTTGCCAGCCTCAACGAGCAGGCGACCAGGAGCAACGAGGCCATGAGGGCGAGCAGGGAGGAGATCAACGAGTTCAGGAGGCAGCTGCAGTCCAAGACCATCGAGATCGAGACGCTGAGGGGCACCAACGAGTCTCTGGAGAGGCAGATAGCAGAGATGGAGGATGGACACAACGCTGAAGTCTCAGCCATGCAG GACACTATTGGTCATCTGGACACTGAGCTGAGGAACCTGAAGGGTGAGATGGCCCAGCACCTGAGGGAGTACCAGGACCTTCTCAATGTCAAGATGGCCCTGGACATAGAGATCGCTGCCTACAG GAAACtgctggagggggaggagactCACTTTAACTCAGGGGTGTCTTTCGGTGCTGCCAGCTTCAACTATCAGCCTCGAGCCTCCGCCGGCTCCTCCAAGAGCAgccagagggagaaagaaggagGTAGGAAGGAAGGTTTCAAGGAGATCAGCGAGGACAAAGATGAAGCAGACATCAACTCCAACAactga